Proteins found in one Marinitoga litoralis genomic segment:
- a CDS encoding NuoB/complex I 20 kDa subunit family protein: MALNENEKINEIDVNELDCRDTKTFWEKFGNIFRSKSLWMLHYCTGCGAIELPPTMTSRFDMERFGMGPMATPRQADVLLITGYLSVKTLRRVIYTYEQMQTPKYVVGFGSCTLNGGIYYDSYAVISRLDYYIPVDLYIAGCMPRPEAVMNGFRTLLDMINKGEAKGWKRYLKYNDWYKRNQIRALGEVYVKDEFHE, translated from the coding sequence ATGGCTTTAAATGAAAACGAAAAAATAAATGAAATAGATGTTAATGAATTAGATTGTAGAGATACTAAAACATTCTGGGAAAAATTTGGAAATATATTTAGAAGTAAATCATTATGGATGTTACACTATTGTACAGGATGTGGAGCTATAGAATTACCTCCAACAATGACATCTAGATTCGATATGGAAAGATTTGGTATGGGGCCAATGGCCACTCCAAGGCAAGCAGACGTATTACTTATTACAGGTTATTTAAGTGTAAAAACATTAAGAAGGGTTATTTATACATATGAACAAATGCAAACTCCAAAATATGTTGTCGGTTTTGGTTCTTGTACATTAAATGGTGGAATTTATTATGATTCATATGCAGTTATTTCTAGGTTAGATTATTATATTCCTGTAGATTTATATATTGCTGGATGTATGCCAAGACCAGAAGCAGTTATGAATGGATTTAGAACATTATTAGATATGATTAACAAGGGCGAAGCAAAAGGTTGGAAGAGGTATTTAAAATATAATGATTGGTATAAGAGAAACCAAATTAGGGCCCTTGGGGAGGTGTATGTAAAAGATGAATTCCATGAATGA
- a CDS encoding NADH-quinone oxidoreductase subunit C gives MNSMNDIINDLKNKFNPINVDVVNERQFAIDVENEELHTILAYLKAQGWRQLTLLTCIDWIKENKFQLVYIIYNWENPITINVRTKIERDNPKFRTIVSIYPGAEFYERDVHEFFGVEFEGNERSTKPLFLELWDDIPPLRKDFDPLAYSKKKFDVRDYKVDFIPKEGEAE, from the coding sequence ATGAATTCCATGAATGATATTATTAATGATTTAAAAAATAAATTTAATCCTATAAATGTTGATGTTGTTAATGAAAGACAATTTGCAATTGACGTTGAAAATGAAGAATTACACACTATATTAGCTTATTTAAAGGCTCAAGGATGGAGACAATTAACATTATTAACTTGTATTGATTGGATTAAAGAAAATAAATTTCAATTAGTATATATTATATATAATTGGGAAAATCCAATTACAATAAATGTAAGAACAAAGATAGAAAGAGATAATCCTAAATTTAGAACAATTGTATCAATTTATCCTGGTGCAGAATTTTATGAAAGAGATGTTCATGAATTTTTCGGTGTTGAATTTGAAGGAAATGAAAGATCAACAAAGCCATTATTCTTGGAATTGTGGGATGATATTCCACCTCTAAGAAAAGATTTTGATCCATTAGCTTACTCAAAGAAAAAATTTGATGTAAGAGATTATAAAGTTGATTTCATACCGAAAGAAGGTGAAGCAGAATGA
- a CDS encoding NADH-quinone oxidoreductase subunit D, with translation MKRELKLFLGPNHPGMHGNFSVHLYVDGDIVEKARPLPGMLHRGFEKLMERRLWMNNLALIPRICVPEPDINEMVYAMGIETLAKIEVPERAHWIRMLILEMARVAIHMMSFGGIGGPTGLYTGPNWAISDRDLILDIFEAITGARIYHMYIVPGGVRKDLPDGIEKKIEKLMDDIERRLPEYEDLILRNPVMEKRLKAAAPLSAEVCWELGVTGIGLRSTTGEPYDIRKVEPYARYDQVEFDVPVHKGVSYAYDRLSMKFEEIKQSIRIIRQVLDKMPKEGPIRAKISRGSALRWRVPKGQVYSHVESSRGDYGYFIVSDGENKPYRIAVRGASYPQGLLGIEKYLPGTRLEDVAIWLDTMGVCSPEIDR, from the coding sequence ATGAAAAGAGAATTAAAATTATTTTTAGGACCTAACCATCCAGGTATGCATGGAAACTTTAGTGTTCATCTATATGTTGATGGAGATATTGTAGAAAAAGCTAGACCATTACCTGGTATGCTTCATCGTGGTTTTGAAAAGTTAATGGAAAGAAGATTATGGATGAATAATCTTGCTTTAATTCCGAGAATTTGTGTTCCTGAACCAGATATAAATGAAATGGTATATGCAATGGGAATTGAAACATTAGCTAAAATTGAAGTTCCAGAAAGAGCACATTGGATCAGAATGTTAATATTAGAAATGGCAAGAGTTGCAATTCACATGATGTCATTTGGTGGTATTGGAGGTCCAACTGGATTATATACTGGTCCTAACTGGGCAATTTCTGATAGAGATTTAATCTTAGATATTTTTGAAGCAATAACAGGTGCAAGAATTTATCATATGTATATAGTTCCAGGTGGTGTAAGAAAAGATTTACCAGACGGAATAGAGAAAAAAATTGAAAAATTAATGGATGATATAGAAAGAAGATTACCTGAATATGAAGATTTAATTTTAAGAAACCCTGTAATGGAAAAAAGGTTAAAAGCTGCTGCTCCATTATCAGCTGAAGTGTGTTGGGAATTAGGAGTTACAGGTATTGGATTAAGATCAACTACTGGGGAACCATATGATATTAGAAAAGTTGAACCTTATGCAAGATATGACCAAGTAGAATTTGATGTTCCAGTTCATAAAGGGGTATCTTATGCATATGACAGGTTATCAATGAAATTTGAAGAAATAAAACAATCAATTAGAATAATTAGACAAGTATTAGATAAAATGCCAAAAGAAGGTCCAATTAGAGCAAAAATTTCTCGTGGAAGTGCTTTGAGATGGAGAGTGCCAAAGGGACAAGTATATTCTCATGTTGAATCTTCAAGAGGAGATTATGGTTATTTCATAGTGTCTGATGGTGAAAACAAACCATATAGAATTGCTGTTAGAGGTGCTTCTTATCCTCAAGGATTATTAGGTATTGAAAAATATTTACCAGGAACCAGATTAGAAGATGTTGCTATATGGTTAGATACTATGGGTGTATGTTCTCCAGAAATAGATAGGTGA
- a CDS encoding respiratory chain complex I subunit 1 family protein, giving the protein MTTFFSAIGLVLLAFFWQVTLSGIARKVVARGQKRMGPPFYQQFLDIFKLWSKGSITHGFIYDFGVIMALGGTIATLIFVPAGNFVVFKGLDNFFVITYLLAIGLLGMAMSASGSGNPWASIGVMRGLTQNLGYELPFLIVVLSLIYDYKTGSISGIAEAQQGMGILGWNLFRMPLGTIVAFVSLLGMLGKKPFDTPIAPAEIASGPLVEYSGKHLGLLMLQHEFAQFIEVGLFVNLFLGGGTVIEFLIKYFFVYILATMIGNVMGRFKIDEVVAFYLKVPLLLAFIQALIIIFTGLGVSVWL; this is encoded by the coding sequence ATGACAACTTTCTTTTCAGCTATAGGATTAGTATTATTAGCTTTTTTCTGGCAAGTTACATTATCAGGTATTGCAAGAAAAGTTGTTGCTAGAGGTCAAAAAAGAATGGGACCTCCTTTTTACCAACAATTTTTAGATATATTTAAATTATGGAGTAAAGGTTCAATTACACATGGATTTATATATGATTTTGGAGTTATTATGGCTTTAGGTGGAACTATAGCAACATTAATATTTGTACCAGCAGGTAATTTTGTAGTATTCAAAGGATTAGATAATTTCTTTGTTATTACATATTTATTAGCAATCGGATTATTAGGTATGGCAATGAGTGCTTCAGGTTCAGGAAACCCTTGGGCAAGTATTGGTGTTATGAGGGGATTAACTCAAAATTTAGGTTATGAATTACCATTTTTAATTGTTGTTTTATCATTAATATATGATTATAAGACTGGATCAATTTCTGGAATTGCAGAAGCACAACAAGGCATGGGAATTTTAGGTTGGAACTTATTTAGAATGCCTTTAGGTACAATAGTAGCATTTGTATCATTATTAGGTATGTTGGGTAAAAAACCATTTGACACTCCAATAGCTCCAGCTGAAATAGCATCGGGTCCATTGGTAGAATATAGTGGAAAACATTTAGGTTTATTGATGTTGCAACACGAATTTGCACAATTTATTGAAGTAGGATTATTTGTAAATTTATTCTTAGGCGGCGGAACAGTAATTGAATTTTTAATTAAATACTTCTTTGTTTATATATTAGCTACAATGATAGGTAATGTTATGGGAAGATTTAAGATTGACGAAGTAGTAGCATTTTACTTAAAAGTTCCATTGTTGTTAGCATTTATACAAGCTTTAATTATAATTTTCACCGGTTTGGGGGTGAGCGTATGGCTTTAA